A genomic segment from Manduca sexta isolate Smith_Timp_Sample1 chromosome 13, JHU_Msex_v1.0, whole genome shotgun sequence encodes:
- the LOC115445005 gene encoding nose resistant to fluoxetine protein 6: MKRLLIYLFLVINVKGLVLNQTENSEARYINERLTKENVEVAKSVQDESRVYLDDVMFMLKNQNWTLEEKPCLDTIYLMLQNLQNFTLWAVWAWDTQSSEPQGLLFGNRYQLGNFDQCLNAPWSDKHKNLRFKYCLADIILERTDKDKRKPVDKPLSPYQSALDFIEYRPPHTRPLNEITWGVCAPVSCQPKTIERLTEIMLNRSHLGAAGIKPNIAVTEECQISDQHREYDGLFYGFISLVGILVILNLICTYLNNRKNDSSEETKKSAIIEAFCLRENASNLLKMKKDGIEVFYGIRFLTMCFIVLDHQIGIYNSGPISDGLLSDKDAQSAVGMLVLHDDLFVDTFFLLSGFLTCVNFVRFKVLPNPIFLILKRYVRLIVAYAIVIFFISAIYPYTGSGPLWNRAVAHDTDQCRKNWWLNLLMVSNYVDTENICIVVSWYIPCDFQFFVVTVILFWIYKHLPRLGLLLASVVTIASLVLPAIINYMYQLSAVQLFTFEFVMNPRASEDFHLAYIKSHTRYAAYLVGFFSGYIFAKYNAKSNTRRISVKWSVLGTFFAIVLMLVVMMVGSTFLWRDYNSLEGAMYAALNRPAWACGVAAIVLCCSLGDVPIVKKFLSWYPWVPLSRLAYGLYLVHHIIITHNVFVTRNPQHNDYFEILILAGGVTVYGCVVALLLWLFAEAPANNLLTLILKPKSRRTEASNKNQPTISVHPSISTLPTSSSGHLQDNLPNTVHFSSKF; this comes from the exons ATGAAGCGTCTATTGATTTAtctgttcttagtaattaacgTCAAAGGCCTTGTTTTAAATCAGACGGAAAATTCTGAAGCAAGGTATATCAATGAAAGGTTAACTAAAGAGAATGTGGAAGTGGCGAAATCAGTGCAAGACGAAAGTCGGGTTTATCTTGACgatgttatgtttatgttgAAAAACCAAAATTGGACGTTGGAAGAAAAACCTTGCTTGGATACGATCTATTTGATGCTTCAGAATTTGCAGAATTTTACCTTGTGGGCAGTTTGGG CGTGGGACACACAATCGTCCGAACCACAAGGTTTGTTATTCGGCAATCGTTACCAACTTGGAAACTTTGATCAGTGTCTGAACGCGCCGTGGTCGGACAAGCATAAGAATCTAAGGTTCAAGTACTGCTTGGCTGATATCATTCTAGAAAGAACCGATAAAGATAAAAGAAAGCCTGTTGACAAACCCCTTTCTCCCTACCAGTCGGCTTTGGATTTTATAGAG tATCGTCCGCCACATACGCGCCCACTAAACGAGATAACATGGGGGGTCTGCGCCCCTGTCTCCTGTCAGCCAAAGACAATCGAACGACTGACCGAAATTATGCTGAATCGAAGTCATCTGGGCGCAGCTGGAATCAAACCTAACATAGCCGTTACAGAAGAGTGTCAAATAAGCGACCAACATAGGGAGTATGACGGACTTTTCTATGGGTTTAT TTCACTCGTCGGTATTTTAGTCATCCTTAATTTGATCTGCACATATTTGAACAATCGAAAAAATGATTCCAGCGAAGAAACCAAAA AATCAGCTATCATCGAAGCGTTCTGTTTACGGGAGAATGCTTCGAACcttttgaaaatgaaaaaagatGGTATTGAAGTGTTTTACGGCATAAGATTTCTGACCATGTGTTTCATAGTACTTGACCATCAAATCGGAATATATAACTCTGGACCAATTAGTGATGGATTGCTTTCGGATAAG GACGCCCAATCAGCAGTCGGTATGTTGGTGTTGCACGACGATCTCTTCGTGGACACATTTTTCCTCTTGTCGGGGTTTCTCACATGTGTAAATTTTGTTAGGTTTAAAGTACTGCCAAATCCTATTTTCCTCATATTGAAGAGATATGTGAG atTGATAGTAGCATAtgcaatagtaatatttttcatatctgCTATCTACCCTTACACTGGATCTGGGCCCTTATGGAACAGGGCGGTTGCCCACGATACGGACCAGTGTCGGAAAAATTGGTGGTTAAACCTACTAATGGTCAGCAACTATGTAGAcacggaaaacatc TGCATCGTCGTATCGTGGTACATTCCCTGTGACTTCCAGTTCTTCGTGGTGACTGTAATCTTATTCTGGATATACAAGCATCTACCGCGGCTTGGGTTGCTATTAGCTAGTGTAGTCACCATTGCTTCTCTCGTCTTGCCTGCTATTATAAACTACATGTACCAACTTTCGGCAGTTCAGCTCTTCACTTTTGA ATTCGTGATGAATCCCCGAGCCAGTGAAGATTTCCACTTAGCTTATATAAAAAGCCATACGCGTTACGCTGCCTATTTAGTAGGTTTTTTCAGTGGAtacatatttgcaaaatataacGCGAAATCGAATACAAGAAGAATATCAGTG AAATGGTCAGTGCTGGGCACATTTTTTGCTATAGTATTAATGTTAGTGGTGATGATGGTTGGCAGTACATTTCTGTGGCGCGATTACAATTCTCTCGAAGGTGCGATGTATGCGGCGTTAAATCGCCCGGCATGGGCTTGTGGGGTCGCCGCAATAGTTCTTTGTTGTTCGCTTGGAGATGTGC CTATAGTCAAAAAATTCTTGAGTTGGTACCCTTGGGTTCCTCTAAGCCGGCTCGCATACGGACTATACTTGGTGCATCACATCATAATAACGCATAACGTTTTCGTCACCAGAAATCCACAACACAATGATTACTTTGAAATT TTGATTTTAGCTGGCGGAGTGACGGTTTATGGATGTGTTGTCGCATTACTGCTATGGCTTTTTGCGGAAGCACCCGCAAACAATTTACTGACTCTGATTCTGAAGCCTAA ATCACGCAGAACAGAAGCAAGTAATAAGAATCAGCCAACAATAAGTGTTCACCCAAGCATAAGTACTTTACCGACATCAAGTTCAGGACACTTGCAAGATAATCTACCAAATACTGTACATTTTTCatcgaaattttaa